Proteins encoded in a region of the Prunus persica cultivar Lovell chromosome G4, Prunus_persica_NCBIv2, whole genome shotgun sequence genome:
- the LOC18780680 gene encoding aspartic proteinase isoform X1 encodes MFLHQLSLALFLFSCCEPATIKPVNMGTIFKVVVLPLFLSSLLLSLVSSAPNDGLFRIGLKKVKLDPNNRVAAQLESKNVEALRASMRKYHLPANLEDSGDIDILPLKNYLDAQYYGEIAIGTPPQTFTVIFDTGSANLWVPSSKCHFSVACYFHANYKSGKSSTYKKNGTSASIQYGTGAISGFYSNDNVQVGDIVVENQDFIEATSEPGLTFLAAKFDGLLGLGFQEISVGNAVPVWYNMIEQGLIKEPLFSFWLNRNAQEEEGGEIVFGGVDPNHFKGKHTYVPVTKKGYWQFDMGDVLIGGKPTGYCSGGCFAVADSGTSLLAGPTTVITMINQAIGAEGVVSQECKAVAQQYGQTIMNLLLAEARPDKVCSQIGLCTFDGTRSVSMGIESVVDKSNGKSSGILHDASCSACEMAVVWMKNQLGQNQTQDRILNYVNELCERMPSPMGQSAVDCGRLSSMPSVSFTIGGKVFELTPNEYILKVGEGPQAQCISGFINIDIPPPRGPLWILGDIFMGRYHTVFDSGNMRVGFAEAA; translated from the exons ATGTTTCTTCACCAGCTTTCTCtcgctctctttctcttctcctgCTGCGAGCCTGCGACAATTAAACCG GTCAATATGGGAACCATTTTTAAAGTGGTTGTGTTGCCTCTGTTCCTTTCAAGCTTGTTGCTTTCTCTAGTTTCCTCTGCACCCAATGATGGGTTGTTTAGGATTGGACTCAAAAAGGTAAAATTGGACCCAAACAACCGGGTTGCTGCACAGCTGGAATCCAAGAATGTAGAAGCTTTGAGAGCCTCTATGAGAAAATACCATCTTCCTGCTAATCTTGAAGACTCTGGGGATATTGATATTCTCCCACTAAAGAACTACTTGGATGCTCAGTACTATGGTGAGATTGCTATTGGTACTCCCCCTCAGACGTTCACTGTGATTTTTGACACCGGAAGCGCTAATCTGTGGGTTCCATCATCCAAGTGTCATTTCTCG GTTGCATGTTACTTCCATGCCAACTACAAGTCAGGCAAATCGAGTACATACAAGAAGAATG GGACATCTGCTTCTATCCAGTATGGTACTGGAGCCATTTCAGGTTTCTATAGTAACGACAATGTTCAAGTTGGGGACATCGTTGTTGAAAACCAG GACTTTATCGAAGCAACTAGTGAGCCTGGTCTCACATTTTTGGCTGCCAAGTTTGATGGTTTATTAGGACTTGGATTTCAAGAGATTTCGGTTGGAAATGCTGTCCCAGTGTG GTACAACATGATTGAACAAGGTCTTATCAAGGAACCACTATTTTCCTTTTGGCTTAATCGTAAtgcacaagaagaagaaggcggCGAAATTGTTTTTGGCGGAGTTGATCCAAATCACTTTAAGGGCAAGCATACATATGTTCCTGTAACGAAGAAAGGCTACTGGCAG TTTGACATGGGTGATGTTCTTATCGGTGGTAAACCAACTG GATATTGTTCTGGTGGCTGTTTCGCCGTTGCAGATTCAGGAACTTCTCTTTTGGCAGGTCCAACA ACTGTGATTACCATGATAAATCAAGCCATTGGAGCCGAGGGTGTTGTTAGCCAGGAATGCAAGGCAGTTGCTCAACAGTATGGGCAAACCATTATGAATCTGCTCTTGGCTGAG GCCCGACCAGACAAGGTTTGTTCCCAAATTGGATTGTGCACCTTTGATGGGACTCGTAGTGTTAG TATGGGCATTGAGAGTGTGGTGGATAAGAGCAACGGGAAATCTTCTGGCATTCTTCATGATGCTTCATGCTCTGCTTGTGAGATGGCGGTTGTCTGGATGAAAAACCAACTTGGGCAGAACCAGACGCAAGATCGTATTTTGAACTACGTCAATGAG CTTTGTGAACGGATGCCAAGCCCAATGGGGCAATCTGCTGTTGACTGTGGAAGGCTTTCTTCCATGCCTAGTGTTTCCTTCACCATTGGTGGTAAAGTTTTTGAGCTCACCCCAAACGAG TACATACTGAAGGTGGGTGAGGGTCCTCAAGCTCAGTGCATAAGTGGCTTCATTAATATCGATATCCCTCCTCCCCGGGGACCTCTCTG GATCTTGGGAGATATCTTCATGGGTCGCTACCACACCGTCTTTGATTCTGGAAATATGAGAGTTGGATTTGCAGAGGCAGCGTAA
- the LOC18780680 gene encoding aspartic proteinase isoform X2 has protein sequence MFLHQLSLALFLFSCCEPATIKPVNMGTIFKVVVLPLFLSSLLLSLVSSAPNDGLFRIGLKKVKLDPNNRVAAQLESKNVEALRASMRKYHLPANLEDSGDIDILPLKNYLDAQYYGEIAIGTPPQTFTVIFDTGSANLWVPSSKCHFSVACYFHANYKSGKSSTYKKNGTSASIQYGTGAISGFYSNDNVQVGDIVVENQDFIEATSEPGLTFLAAKFDGLLGLGFQEISVGNAVPVWYNMIEQGLIKEPLFSFWLNRNAQEEEGGEIVFGGVDPNHFKGKHTYVPVTKKGYWQFDMGDVLIGGKPTGYCSGGCFAVADSGTSLLAGPTTVITMINQAIGAEGVVSQECKAVAQQYGQTIMNLLLAEARPDKVCSQIGLCTFDGTRSVSMGIESVVDKSNGKSSGILHDASCSACEMAVVWMKNQLGQNQTQDRILNYVNELCERMPSPMGQSAVDCGRLSSMPSVSFTIGGKVFELTPNELQ, from the exons ATGTTTCTTCACCAGCTTTCTCtcgctctctttctcttctcctgCTGCGAGCCTGCGACAATTAAACCG GTCAATATGGGAACCATTTTTAAAGTGGTTGTGTTGCCTCTGTTCCTTTCAAGCTTGTTGCTTTCTCTAGTTTCCTCTGCACCCAATGATGGGTTGTTTAGGATTGGACTCAAAAAGGTAAAATTGGACCCAAACAACCGGGTTGCTGCACAGCTGGAATCCAAGAATGTAGAAGCTTTGAGAGCCTCTATGAGAAAATACCATCTTCCTGCTAATCTTGAAGACTCTGGGGATATTGATATTCTCCCACTAAAGAACTACTTGGATGCTCAGTACTATGGTGAGATTGCTATTGGTACTCCCCCTCAGACGTTCACTGTGATTTTTGACACCGGAAGCGCTAATCTGTGGGTTCCATCATCCAAGTGTCATTTCTCG GTTGCATGTTACTTCCATGCCAACTACAAGTCAGGCAAATCGAGTACATACAAGAAGAATG GGACATCTGCTTCTATCCAGTATGGTACTGGAGCCATTTCAGGTTTCTATAGTAACGACAATGTTCAAGTTGGGGACATCGTTGTTGAAAACCAG GACTTTATCGAAGCAACTAGTGAGCCTGGTCTCACATTTTTGGCTGCCAAGTTTGATGGTTTATTAGGACTTGGATTTCAAGAGATTTCGGTTGGAAATGCTGTCCCAGTGTG GTACAACATGATTGAACAAGGTCTTATCAAGGAACCACTATTTTCCTTTTGGCTTAATCGTAAtgcacaagaagaagaaggcggCGAAATTGTTTTTGGCGGAGTTGATCCAAATCACTTTAAGGGCAAGCATACATATGTTCCTGTAACGAAGAAAGGCTACTGGCAG TTTGACATGGGTGATGTTCTTATCGGTGGTAAACCAACTG GATATTGTTCTGGTGGCTGTTTCGCCGTTGCAGATTCAGGAACTTCTCTTTTGGCAGGTCCAACA ACTGTGATTACCATGATAAATCAAGCCATTGGAGCCGAGGGTGTTGTTAGCCAGGAATGCAAGGCAGTTGCTCAACAGTATGGGCAAACCATTATGAATCTGCTCTTGGCTGAG GCCCGACCAGACAAGGTTTGTTCCCAAATTGGATTGTGCACCTTTGATGGGACTCGTAGTGTTAG TATGGGCATTGAGAGTGTGGTGGATAAGAGCAACGGGAAATCTTCTGGCATTCTTCATGATGCTTCATGCTCTGCTTGTGAGATGGCGGTTGTCTGGATGAAAAACCAACTTGGGCAGAACCAGACGCAAGATCGTATTTTGAACTACGTCAATGAG CTTTGTGAACGGATGCCAAGCCCAATGGGGCAATCTGCTGTTGACTGTGGAAGGCTTTCTTCCATGCCTAGTGTTTCCTTCACCATTGGTGGTAAAGTTTTTGAGCTCACCCCAAACGAG TTGCAGTGA
- the LOC18778337 gene encoding mitogen-activated protein kinase kinase kinase 2, whose amino-acid sequence MDWTRGPTIGHGSSATVSIAKSHGSGEVFAVKSAKLSQSHSLQMEQTILSTLSSAQIVSYKGCNTSTENGTVFYNIFLEYAPGGTLSDAIRRQGGCLNEAAIRSYTRQILLGLHHLHSNQIAHCDIKGQNVLVTNNGAEVKLADLGCAKRVNFAHGLPIGGTPVYMAPEVARGEQQGLAADVWALGCTVIEMATGRAPWPCVSDPVSAMYRIGFSGEVPEIPSSLSKQGRDFVTKCLMRDPMERWSAGELLKHEFLFEAPNYWLSPTTVLDHGLWEEEFDLDLEHIWEPTHQSGCPNSARGRIRQLSEGKAVSFSGVTNWACDDEDFWVTVRSNDIEHPSTTLHWNEYKAGDICDDEPQPTKTNAKTTSGGGLGLDASEAASFSSRHRKKSRAWTASKCNQYVFCGNLNFVNRELRLFIDQLLIIIHCFPSLILSHTQPRHGPSYFHFVMLSVLKKG is encoded by the coding sequence ATGGACTGGACCAGGGGACCAACCATTGGCCATGGCTCCTCTGCCACCGTCTCCATTGCCAAGTCTCATGGCTCCGGTGAGGTTTTCGCAGTCAAGTCAGCCAAGCTCTCACAGTCACACTCCCTTCAGATGGAGCAAACAATTCTGTCTACATTAAGCTCTGCCCAAATAGTATCATACAAAGGCTGCAACACCTCCACCGAGAACGGCACCGTCTTCTACAATATCTTCCTCGAATACGCACCCGGAGGCACACTCTCCGACGCAATTCGAAGGCAAGGCGGGTGTCTAAACGAGGCCGCGATCAGATCCTACACGAGGCAAATTCTACTTGGGCTGCACCACCTTCACTCTAATCAAATTGCTCATTGCGACATTAAGGGTCAGAATGTTTTGGTCACAAATAATGGGGCGGAAGTGAAGCTCGCTGACTTGGGTTGCGCCAAGCGCGTAAATTTTGCTCATGGGTTGCCAATTGGGGGGACACCGGTGTACATGGCGCCGGAGGTGGCGCGCGGAGAGCAACAGGGACTTGCCGCCGATGTGTGGGCTCTGGGATGCACGGTGATCGAGATGGCCACCGGGCGGGCTCCGTGGCCTTGTGTTTCCGACCCTGTATCGGCCATGTACCGAATCGGGTTTTCCGGTGAAGTGCCGGAGATACCAAGCTCTCTGTCGAAGCAGGGCAGAGACTTTGTCACCAAGTGTTTGATGAGGGACCCAATGGAAAGGTGGTCCGCTGGTGAGCTTCTCAAGcatgaatttttatttgaggCACCCAATTATTGGCTCAGTCCCACAACTGTGTTAGATCATGGTTTGTGGGAGGAGGAGtttgatttggatttggaacaCATTTGGGAACCGACCCATCAAAGTGGTTGCCCAAACTCAGCTAGGGGAAGGATTCGACAGTTGAGTGAAGGCAAAGCGGTGTCGTTTTCAGGAGTGACCAATTGGGCTTGTGATGATGAAGATTTTTGGGTCACAGTGAGAAGCAATGACATTGAACATCCAAGTACGACGCTCCATTGGAACGAATATAAAGCCGGTGATATTTGTGACGACGAGCCTCagccaacaaaaacaaatgcaaAAACTACTAGTGGTGGTGGGTTGGGTTTAGACGCTAGTGAGGCAGCTAGCTTTAGCAGTAGACATAGGAAGAAGAGCAGGGCTTGGACAGCCTCCAAATGTAACCAATATGTCTTTTGTGGAAATCTGAATTTTGTAAACAGGGAATTAAGGTTGTTTATTGATCAGCTCCTTATAATTATACACTGTTTTCCTTCTCTTATTCTTTCACACACACAGCCTAGGCATGGCCCATCATACTTTCATTTCGTAATGTTGtctgttttgaaaaaaggttAG
- the LOC18779306 gene encoding DNA-directed RNA polymerases IV and V subunit 4, with protein sequence MIAQQSPRRGEKSSSILKLIGAKGEKETRKKEPQPLELKIEQELPQSAKCLMDCEAADILQGIQEQIILLSKDPTIKIPVSFDKGLQYAKRTSHYTNPQSVRKVLETLTKYGVSDGEISVIANVCPETTDEVFALVPSLKVE encoded by the exons ATGATAGCTCAACAAAGTCCAAGAAGGGGAGAAAAGTCCAGTTCGATTCTGAAG CTGATTGGGGCAAAGGGGGAAAAGGagacaagaaagaaagaaccacAGCCACTGGAGCTCAAAATTGAGCAGG AACTGCCACAGAGTGCCAAATGTCTGATGGATTGTGAGGCTGCGGATATATTACAAGGAATCCAGGAGCAAATTATCCTGTTGTCTAAAGATCCTACTATTAAAATCCCTGT ATCATTCGACAAGGGACTGCAGTACGCCAAAAGAACCAGCCACTATACCAATCCCCAATCTGTCAGAAAAGTTCTTGA GACTCTCACAAAATATGGTGTCTCAGATGGCGAG ATAAGTGTGATTGCCAATGTTTGTCCCGAAACCACTGATGAAGTTTTTGCTCTAGTACCATCCTTGAAGGTAGAGTAA
- the LOC109948387 gene encoding synaptonemal complex protein 1-like isoform X3, giving the protein MHEVRQDIRKLQRQTRLVAKLRKRFEENDNGLLGEKENQLQFLRRKMNNVEYELRIKTKELIVADVDSSSLSNLFNKLHIEQGIVVQENQSLQNELKSSNIKLQQLQYELDEMTQEVLAGNNYASALQKRFEEAFLNHNRLFAEKEKQLQSLRTMLDQLEFELQNKEREVNVAEANNDVLRNLYEELLEENQSLKSQLQSYDNKFKQLESEIDKKTEFDHVCELQFWKATLSQVEYDLRMKTEELDVAEENITSLGNLLKELHAEKDIVVQENQQLQYELCRRTQEFLAENNNVSALQKRYEEASVNHCGILAEKEKQLQSLRIRLDQLEFELENQEREVCVAEANTDVVRKLFGELLIEQGVVVEENQSLKSQLQSYENKLKQLEYEAETETEANIIDLKEDLEDDILEYDQLLEETKILRSQLEWEIVTDSQSSQQD; this is encoded by the coding sequence atgcacGAAGTACGTCAGGATATCAGAAAACTTCAGAGACAAACAAGGTTGGTGGCAAAACTGCGCAAGAGATTTGAAGAGAACGACAATGgtttgcttggagaaaaagaaaatcaattgcagtttttgagaagaaaaatgaacaaTGTAGAATATGAACTTAGGATCAAAACCAAAGAGCTGATTGTTGCAGATGTTGATAGTTCTTCTCTAAGTAACTTATTTAATAAGTTACATATTGAGCAAGGTATTGTAGTGCAGGAAAATCAAAGTCTGCAGAATGAGTTGAAATCATCAAACATCAAACTTCAACAGCTACAATATGAACTTGACGAAATGACACAAGAGGTTTTGGCAGGAAATAACTATGCTAGTGCGTTACAGAAAAGATTCGAAGAGGCTTTCCTCAACCACAATCGTTTATTTgctgaaaaagagaagcaattGCAATCATTGAGAACAATGCTGGACCAACTAGAATTTGAacttcaaaataaagagagagaggttaaTGTTGCAGAAGCCAATAATGATGTTCTAAGGAACCTATATGAAGAGTTACTTGAGGAAAACCAAAGTTTGAAGAGCCAGTTGCAGTCATATGACAACAAGTTCAAACAGCTAGAATCTGAAATCGACAAGAAGACAGAGTTTGATCATGTTTGCGAATTGCAGTTCTGGAAAGCAACTCTCAGCCAAGTAGAATATGACCTTAGGATGAAAACCGAAGAGCTTGATGTTGCGGAAGAGAATATTACTTCTCTAGGTAACTTATTGAAAGAGTTGCATGCTGAGAAAGATATTGTAGTGCAAGAAAACCAACAACTACAATATGAACTTTGCAGAAGGACACAAGAGTTTTTGGctgaaaataataatgttaGTGCTTTACAGAAAAGATATGAAGAGGCTTCCGTCAACCACTGTGGTATACTTgcagaaaaagagaagcaattGCAGTCATTGAGAATAAGGCTGGACCAACTagaatttgaacttgagaaccaagagagagaggtttgtgTTGCAGAAGCCAATACTGATGTTGTAAGGAAACTATTTGGAGAGTTACTCATTGAGCAAGGTGTTGTAGTTGAGGAAAACCAAAGCTTGAAGAGCCAGTTGCAGTCATATGAAAACAAGCTTAAACAACTAGAATATGAAGCTGAGACAGAGACAGAAGCTAATATTATTGATCTAAAGGAAGATTTAGAAGATGATATTCTTGAGTATGATCAGTTACTTGAAGAGACCAAGATCTTAAGAAGCCAATTAGAATGGGAGATTGTCACAGACTCACAAAGTAGCCAACAAGATTAA
- the LOC109948387 gene encoding synaptonemal complex protein 1-like isoform X2 → MLRLFCFLHYVRMIQKPLSRVVGYSQFFDYFIDLILIGLCIFLDFVMHEVRQDIRKLQRQTRLVAKLRKRFEENDNGLLGEKENQLQFLRRKMNNVEYELRIKTKELIVADVDSSSLSNLFNKLHIEQGIVVQENQSLQNELKSSNIKLQQLQYELDEMTQEVLAGNNYASALQKRFEEAFLNHNRLFAEKEKQLQSLRTMLDQLEFELQNKEREVNVAEANNDVLRNLYEELLEENQSLKSQLQSYDNKFKQLESEIDKKTEFDHVCELQFWKATLSQVEYDLRMKTEELDVAEENITSLGNLLKELHAEKDIVVQENQQLQYELCRRTQEFLAENNNVSALQKRYEEASVNHCGILAEKEKQLQSLRIRLDQLEFELENQEREVCVAEANTDVVRKLFGELLIEQGVVVEENQSLKSQLQSYENKLKQLEYEAETETEANIIDLKEDLEDDILEYDQLLEETKILRSQLEWEIVTDSQSSQQD, encoded by the exons ATGCTCAGGTTGTTCTGCTTTCTACACTATGTTAGGATGATTCAGAAGCCTTTGTCGCGTGTCGTCGGCTACTCCCAATTCTTTGACTACTTTATTGATTTAATTCTCATTG GATTATGCATATTCcttgattttgtgatgcacGAAGTACGTCAGGATATCAGAAAACTTCAGAGACAAACAAGGTTGGTGGCAAAACTGCGCAAGAGATTTGAAGAGAACGACAATGgtttgcttggagaaaaagaaaatcaattgcagtttttgagaagaaaaatgaacaaTGTAGAATATGAACTTAGGATCAAAACCAAAGAGCTGATTGTTGCAGATGTTGATAGTTCTTCTCTAAGTAACTTATTTAATAAGTTACATATTGAGCAAGGTATTGTAGTGCAGGAAAATCAAAGTCTGCAGAATGAGTTGAAATCATCAAACATCAAACTTCAACAGCTACAATATGAACTTGACGAAATGACACAAGAGGTTTTGGCAGGAAATAACTATGCTAGTGCGTTACAGAAAAGATTCGAAGAGGCTTTCCTCAACCACAATCGTTTATTTgctgaaaaagagaagcaattGCAATCATTGAGAACAATGCTGGACCAACTAGAATTTGAacttcaaaataaagagagagaggttaaTGTTGCAGAAGCCAATAATGATGTTCTAAGGAACCTATATGAAGAGTTACTTGAGGAAAACCAAAGTTTGAAGAGCCAGTTGCAGTCATATGACAACAAGTTCAAACAGCTAGAATCTGAAATCGACAAGAAGACAGAGTTTGATCATGTTTGCGAATTGCAGTTCTGGAAAGCAACTCTCAGCCAAGTAGAATATGACCTTAGGATGAAAACCGAAGAGCTTGATGTTGCGGAAGAGAATATTACTTCTCTAGGTAACTTATTGAAAGAGTTGCATGCTGAGAAAGATATTGTAGTGCAAGAAAACCAACAACTACAATATGAACTTTGCAGAAGGACACAAGAGTTTTTGGctgaaaataataatgttaGTGCTTTACAGAAAAGATATGAAGAGGCTTCCGTCAACCACTGTGGTATACTTgcagaaaaagagaagcaattGCAGTCATTGAGAATAAGGCTGGACCAACTagaatttgaacttgagaaccaagagagagaggtttgtgTTGCAGAAGCCAATACTGATGTTGTAAGGAAACTATTTGGAGAGTTACTCATTGAGCAAGGTGTTGTAGTTGAGGAAAACCAAAGCTTGAAGAGCCAGTTGCAGTCATATGAAAACAAGCTTAAACAACTAGAATATGAAGCTGAGACAGAGACAGAAGCTAATATTATTGATCTAAAGGAAGATTTAGAAGATGATATTCTTGAGTATGATCAGTTACTTGAAGAGACCAAGATCTTAAGAAGCCAATTAGAATGGGAGATTGTCACAGACTCACAAAGTAGCCAACAAGATTAA
- the LOC109948387 gene encoding synaptonemal complex protein 1-like isoform X1: MRFLGLLMFKTQIPPLPFRTDFITRIQRPTQNAISRVPLGRCVEPRQRSDSGACTTPFLLLGLCIFLDFVMHEVRQDIRKLQRQTRLVAKLRKRFEENDNGLLGEKENQLQFLRRKMNNVEYELRIKTKELIVADVDSSSLSNLFNKLHIEQGIVVQENQSLQNELKSSNIKLQQLQYELDEMTQEVLAGNNYASALQKRFEEAFLNHNRLFAEKEKQLQSLRTMLDQLEFELQNKEREVNVAEANNDVLRNLYEELLEENQSLKSQLQSYDNKFKQLESEIDKKTEFDHVCELQFWKATLSQVEYDLRMKTEELDVAEENITSLGNLLKELHAEKDIVVQENQQLQYELCRRTQEFLAENNNVSALQKRYEEASVNHCGILAEKEKQLQSLRIRLDQLEFELENQEREVCVAEANTDVVRKLFGELLIEQGVVVEENQSLKSQLQSYENKLKQLEYEAETETEANIIDLKEDLEDDILEYDQLLEETKILRSQLEWEIVTDSQSSQQD; encoded by the exons ATGCGATTTCTTGGGTTGTTGATGTTCAAAACCCAGATTCCCCCACTTCCCTTTCGAACCGATTTCATCACCCGGATACAACGGCCAACCCAAAACGCGATCTCTCGCGTACCCCTTGGAAGGTGTGTAGAGCCGCGACAACGCTCCGACTCTGGTGCCTGCACCACCCCCTTCCTGCTCCTTG GATTATGCATATTCcttgattttgtgatgcacGAAGTACGTCAGGATATCAGAAAACTTCAGAGACAAACAAGGTTGGTGGCAAAACTGCGCAAGAGATTTGAAGAGAACGACAATGgtttgcttggagaaaaagaaaatcaattgcagtttttgagaagaaaaatgaacaaTGTAGAATATGAACTTAGGATCAAAACCAAAGAGCTGATTGTTGCAGATGTTGATAGTTCTTCTCTAAGTAACTTATTTAATAAGTTACATATTGAGCAAGGTATTGTAGTGCAGGAAAATCAAAGTCTGCAGAATGAGTTGAAATCATCAAACATCAAACTTCAACAGCTACAATATGAACTTGACGAAATGACACAAGAGGTTTTGGCAGGAAATAACTATGCTAGTGCGTTACAGAAAAGATTCGAAGAGGCTTTCCTCAACCACAATCGTTTATTTgctgaaaaagagaagcaattGCAATCATTGAGAACAATGCTGGACCAACTAGAATTTGAacttcaaaataaagagagagaggttaaTGTTGCAGAAGCCAATAATGATGTTCTAAGGAACCTATATGAAGAGTTACTTGAGGAAAACCAAAGTTTGAAGAGCCAGTTGCAGTCATATGACAACAAGTTCAAACAGCTAGAATCTGAAATCGACAAGAAGACAGAGTTTGATCATGTTTGCGAATTGCAGTTCTGGAAAGCAACTCTCAGCCAAGTAGAATATGACCTTAGGATGAAAACCGAAGAGCTTGATGTTGCGGAAGAGAATATTACTTCTCTAGGTAACTTATTGAAAGAGTTGCATGCTGAGAAAGATATTGTAGTGCAAGAAAACCAACAACTACAATATGAACTTTGCAGAAGGACACAAGAGTTTTTGGctgaaaataataatgttaGTGCTTTACAGAAAAGATATGAAGAGGCTTCCGTCAACCACTGTGGTATACTTgcagaaaaagagaagcaattGCAGTCATTGAGAATAAGGCTGGACCAACTagaatttgaacttgagaaccaagagagagaggtttgtgTTGCAGAAGCCAATACTGATGTTGTAAGGAAACTATTTGGAGAGTTACTCATTGAGCAAGGTGTTGTAGTTGAGGAAAACCAAAGCTTGAAGAGCCAGTTGCAGTCATATGAAAACAAGCTTAAACAACTAGAATATGAAGCTGAGACAGAGACAGAAGCTAATATTATTGATCTAAAGGAAGATTTAGAAGATGATATTCTTGAGTATGATCAGTTACTTGAAGAGACCAAGATCTTAAGAAGCCAATTAGAATGGGAGATTGTCACAGACTCACAAAGTAGCCAACAAGATTAA